From Rhododendron vialii isolate Sample 1 chromosome 10a, ASM3025357v1, the proteins below share one genomic window:
- the LOC131304384 gene encoding cytochrome P450 81Q32-like, with protein MGSPYRNTVRTSLLKVDSYIYIYIYIYIYTHTHIHTPQTVLMHHKSNTFTTTSIMQPLPKMELTLPYISLSVFLLLIAFKFLSQQSQRRRNLPPSPRSLPVIGHLHLVKQPLHRTLHKLSQTLGPIFSLRFGSQLVVVICSPSLAEECFTKNDIVLANRPRFMVGKYFGYDYTTVVNAPYGDHWRNLRRLMSQEIFSTGRLNAFLSIRHDEVGHLLRQLYKKSSTDFTKVEMKSKLSGLTLNIIIRLIAGKRYYGDELEDSAEAKEFREIVTEVFFYGGASNPADFLRVLRWIDYKGFEKNVERIHNRMDALLQGLIDEHRRDKSKNTMVDHLLSLQGSQPEYYTDAIIRGLMSVMILAGTDTSAATMEWAMSNLVNHPEVLSKARAEIDAHVGQDRLIDEHDVHKLPYLNAIISETFRLCPAAPMLVPHMSSADCTIGGYNVPRGTLLLGNAWAIHRDPKVWDDPTSFKPERFEGGDVEGHKLLPFGLGRRSCPGAGLAQRVVGLTLGSLIQCFEWKRVSENLVDMTEGIGLTMPKAEPLEVMCKARDITKKVLSECK; from the exons atgggAAGCCCTTACCGCAATACGGTAAGAACGTCCTTATTAAAAGtggactcatatatatatatatatatatatatatatatatatacacacacacacatacacacaccaCAAACTGTACTCATGCATCACAAATCCAATACTTTCACTACAACATCAATAATGCAACCACTCCCAAAAATGGAACTCACACTCCCATACATTTCTCTCTCCgttttcctcctcctcatcgCTTTCAAATTCCTGTCGCAACAAAGCCAACGCCGCCGCAACCTCCCTCCGAGTCCCCGCTCCCTTCCGGTCATCGGCCACCTCCACCTCGTCAAACAACCTCTCCACCGGACCTTGCACAAACTCTCTCAAACCCTCGGCCCCATCTTCTCCCTCCGGTTTGGGTCCCAACTCGTCGTGGTCATTTGCTCGCCGTCCTTGGCCGAAGAATGCTTCACCAAGAACGACATCGTCCTAGCCAACCGTCCCAGGTTCATGGTCGGGAAATACTTCGGTTACGACTACACCACCGTCGTTAACGCCCCCTATGGCGACCACTGGCGCAATCTGCGCCGCCTCATGTCCCAGGAAATCTTCTCCACCGGCCGCCTCAACGCCTTCCTATCCATCCGTCACGACGAAGTCGGGCACTTACTCCGCCAACTGTACAAGAAATCGTCGACCGATTTCACCAAGGTCGAAATGAAGTCGAAGCTCTCTGGGCTAACGCTTAACATCATCATCAGACTGATCGCTGGGAAGCGGTATTACGGGGACGAGTTGGAGGATTCAGCAGAGGCGAAGGAGTTCCGGGAGATCGTGACTGAGGTTTTCTTCTATGGCGGCGCGTCGAACCCCGCGGACTTCTTGCGGGTTCTACGGTGGATTGATTATAAGGGTTTTGAGAAGAATGTGGAGAGAATTCATAATAGAATGGACGCGCTATTGCAAGGGTTGATCGATGAGCATCGGAGGGATAAGAGTAAGAATACGATGGTTGATCATTTGCTTTCGTTGCAAGGGTCACAGCCAGAATATTATACAGATGCAATTATTCGAGGGCTTATGAGT GTCATGATACTAGCTGGGACAGACACCTCTGCAGCAACAATGGAATGGGCAATGTCTAATTTGGTGAACCACCCAGAAGTGTTGTCGAAGGCTAGAGCAGAGATAGACGCTCATGTCGGCCAAGATCGCCTAATTGATGAACATGATGTCCACAAGCTTCCTTACCTTAATGCTATCATATCTGAAACCTTCCGACTTTGCCCAGCGGCACCCATGCTAGTACCACACATGTCATCTGCTGATTGTACTATTGGGGGATACAATGTGCCACGCGGCACACTCTTGTTAGGCAATGCATGGGCCATTCACAGGGATCCTAAGGTTTGGGATGACCCAACAAGCTTTAAACCTGAGAGGTTTGAAGGTGGAGATGTGGAGGGACATAAGCTATTGCCATTTGGGTTGGGAAGGAGGTCCTGCCCCGGGGCAGGTTTAGCCCAACGTGTTGTGGGCCTGACCTTGGGATCACTTATTCAGTGCTTTGAGTGGAAGAGGGTGAGTGAGAATCTTGTTGATATGACTGAAGGGATTGGTCTTACCATGCCCAAGGCAGAGCCGTTGGAAGTCATGTGCAAAGCACGTGACATCACGAAGAAGGTTCTCTCTGAATGCAAATGA